In one window of Chthoniobacterales bacterium DNA:
- a CDS encoding MBL fold metallo-hydrolase, with the protein MKTLAIFLCGASILVAQTPAPSSPAPSRTQVVMLGTGNPAANPERSGPSVAIVVNDTPYLIDCGPGVVRRASAALRKGVAGLVMPKLKTLFVTHLHSDHTLGYADLIFSPWVLGRKDALESYGPAGLKAMTDHLLAAYSEDIAIRTDGLEHGNRTGYKVNAHEIKPGVVYKDENVTVKAFPVHHGSWKEAYGYRFETPDKVIVLSGDCAPSDSVIENCNGCDVLLHEVYTQLGYEKTKDDWRNYITSFHTSTKELATLATKAKPKKLVLYHQMFFGGDKDTEEGLLKEMHSLYQGDAVSANDLDIY; encoded by the coding sequence GTGAAGACCCTCGCCATTTTTCTCTGCGGCGCATCGATCCTCGTCGCGCAAACGCCGGCTCCGAGCAGTCCTGCGCCGTCGCGCACCCAGGTTGTGATGCTCGGCACTGGCAATCCCGCCGCCAATCCGGAGCGCTCAGGACCGTCGGTCGCGATTGTGGTTAACGACACCCCGTACCTGATCGACTGCGGTCCGGGCGTCGTTCGCCGCGCTTCCGCCGCGCTTCGGAAAGGTGTCGCCGGCCTGGTCATGCCGAAACTCAAGACCCTCTTCGTCACTCATCTTCATTCCGATCACACCCTGGGTTACGCCGATCTCATTTTCAGTCCTTGGGTGCTCGGCCGTAAGGATGCGTTGGAAAGTTATGGTCCGGCCGGCCTCAAAGCGATGACCGACCATCTCCTCGCCGCCTACAGCGAAGACATCGCCATTCGAACTGACGGACTCGAGCACGGCAATCGCACTGGTTACAAAGTGAACGCGCACGAGATCAAACCCGGCGTCGTTTACAAAGACGAGAACGTCACCGTGAAAGCGTTTCCTGTTCACCACGGTTCCTGGAAAGAAGCCTACGGTTACCGGTTCGAAACGCCGGACAAAGTCATCGTGCTTTCCGGTGATTGCGCGCCGAGCGACAGCGTCATCGAAAACTGCAACGGCTGCGACGTTCTCCTCCATGAAGTTTATACGCAGCTCGGCTACGAAAAGACCAAGGACGACTGGCGGAATTACATCACGAGCTTTCACACCTCCACCAAAGAGCTGGCGACACTCGCCACCAAAGCGAAACCAAAAAAGCTCGTCCTCTATCACCAGATGTTTTTCGGCGGGGACAAAGACACCGAAGAGGGCCTTCTAAAAGAGATGCACTCCCTCTACCAGGGCGACGCGGTCTCTGCCAACGACCTCGACATTTATTAA
- a CDS encoding redoxin domain-containing protein → MLLDFGDNIGIGRRIEALHELNDAAPNFSAQTTHGPIDFHEWIGDKWAVLFSHPKDFTPVCTTELGYMAKIESEFAKRNAQLIGLSIDGVADHSKWAADTEETQGAAVKYPMIVDTDLAVAKMYNMLPAEEPGTSEGRTAATNATVRSVFIIGPDKKLS, encoded by the coding sequence GTGCTTTTGGACTTCGGAGACAATATCGGTATCGGACGTCGCATAGAGGCGCTTCACGAGCTCAACGACGCCGCCCCGAACTTCAGCGCGCAAACCACCCACGGCCCGATCGATTTCCACGAGTGGATCGGAGACAAATGGGCCGTCCTGTTTTCTCATCCGAAAGATTTCACGCCGGTCTGCACGACGGAGCTTGGCTATATGGCCAAGATCGAATCCGAGTTCGCGAAGCGAAACGCCCAGCTGATCGGCCTCTCGATCGACGGCGTGGCCGATCACAGCAAATGGGCCGCCGACACCGAAGAAACGCAGGGCGCGGCCGTGAAGTATCCGATGATTGTCGACACCGATCTCGCCGTGGCCAAAATGTACAACATGCTCCCCGCGGAGGAGCCGGGGACTTCGGAAGGACGCACCGCTGCCACCAACGCCACCGTGCGCTCGGTCTTCATCATCGGGCCGGACAAGAAATTAAGCTGA
- a CDS encoding ABC transporter permease codes for MMTDLRFALRQLKKSPGFTLLAVLTLTLGIGLNTAIFSLINDLFLKGLPFREPGRVLQVFSHFKDQTVDFPLGAPRFMHYRDGQQVFDGFAGENGLGTTVTGLGDPFQVPLFKTTSNYFDVLGVRATRGRTFLPEEEEGADVAVITERFWKARLGSDPNVIGRALTLDGVAHTIVGVIATLPISWSGPNADIWTTKPFIIPGFSHERMMRGTAFLRAVGRLKPNVTVEQARAAMVLLGDSYRTQYPEKIDAKSGTISKPLPEVVTENLRPGFITLLAAVTFVLLIACSNVANLLLVRFSGRRREISLRMALGASRSSVLRLFVFESVLISLLAGILGTVLAWQLVPLIPRLAANFLPIEVGTVTALSMPVLAFTIGLSLLTGLVMGLYPAWQGSRADLVDALKEGGRGTAGSIRQQRFRKLLVGAQVALSVTLLAGASLLIASFVALSHQNPGFKHENLWAALTVMPQAQYPDVAARNRFADQMTSALRATAGVQDASVSGSIPLFGGGGATLYTRPEGNVPPVAERKGAPSNDITPGYLRTLGIPLIAGRDFNEQDVADHPNVILISATGAKTVFGNENPVGKTLLITSGSVPVEIVGVVGDVRSVRLDQQNDMEFYRPFAQENFPFMTITVRSPLPPDVVTKTVQAVLKTIDPGLALVQPQPVSEVMAQALGQAKLMMTLLGVFAAVALLLATVGIYGAVAYTVEQRTGEIGVRMALGAQTRDVLRLVVKQGMMPVIFGLVVGLAAAIGLGKLVAAQLYQISPYNPLLLSSTVAVLAFAALLACLFPARRASHLNPVEALRTE; via the coding sequence ATGATGACTGACCTTCGGTTCGCGCTGCGCCAATTGAAAAAATCGCCGGGGTTCACGCTCCTGGCGGTGCTCACCCTCACCCTCGGGATCGGGCTGAACACGGCGATCTTTTCGCTGATCAACGACCTGTTTCTCAAGGGGTTGCCGTTCCGGGAACCCGGGCGCGTCCTCCAGGTCTTTTCGCATTTTAAGGATCAAACCGTCGATTTTCCGCTGGGCGCGCCGCGCTTCATGCATTACCGCGACGGGCAACAGGTCTTCGATGGGTTCGCGGGCGAAAACGGCCTGGGCACGACGGTGACCGGACTGGGCGATCCGTTCCAGGTGCCGTTGTTCAAGACGACGTCGAATTATTTTGATGTCCTGGGCGTGCGCGCAACCCGCGGCCGGACTTTTCTGCCGGAGGAAGAGGAAGGCGCCGATGTGGCCGTGATCACGGAACGCTTCTGGAAAGCGCGGCTCGGGAGCGATCCAAACGTGATCGGCCGCGCGCTGACGCTCGATGGCGTCGCCCACACGATCGTCGGCGTGATCGCGACGCTGCCAATTTCGTGGAGCGGTCCGAACGCGGACATCTGGACGACAAAGCCATTTATCATCCCTGGGTTCTCGCATGAACGAATGATGCGCGGGACGGCCTTTCTTCGCGCAGTCGGGCGCTTGAAGCCGAATGTCACCGTCGAGCAGGCCCGGGCCGCGATGGTGCTGCTGGGCGACAGCTATCGCACTCAATATCCGGAAAAGATCGACGCCAAATCGGGCACCATCTCGAAGCCGTTGCCCGAAGTAGTGACGGAGAATCTTCGGCCTGGGTTCATCACCCTGCTCGCCGCGGTGACGTTCGTCCTGCTCATTGCGTGTAGTAACGTGGCCAACCTGCTCCTCGTGAGATTTAGCGGCCGGCGCCGCGAGATTTCGCTGCGGATGGCGCTGGGAGCATCGCGTTCGAGCGTGCTCCGGCTATTCGTTTTCGAAAGTGTCCTGATCAGCCTGCTCGCCGGAATTCTTGGGACGGTGCTTGCCTGGCAACTGGTCCCGCTGATTCCGAGACTGGCCGCGAACTTTCTTCCCATTGAGGTGGGCACGGTGACTGCGCTCTCCATGCCGGTCCTGGCTTTCACGATTGGCCTTTCGCTCCTTACCGGACTGGTGATGGGTCTCTATCCGGCGTGGCAAGGTTCGCGCGCGGATTTGGTGGATGCGCTGAAGGAAGGCGGACGCGGAACCGCGGGCAGCATTCGGCAACAGCGTTTCCGTAAATTGCTGGTGGGCGCGCAGGTGGCATTGTCGGTCACACTCCTTGCGGGCGCGTCACTGCTCATCGCGAGTTTCGTCGCTCTCAGTCATCAGAACCCCGGCTTCAAGCACGAGAATCTTTGGGCGGCCCTGACGGTGATGCCCCAGGCGCAGTATCCCGACGTGGCGGCGCGTAACCGTTTCGCCGACCAAATGACCAGCGCGCTTCGCGCTACGGCCGGGGTCCAGGATGCGTCCGTGAGCGGCAGTATTCCGCTCTTCGGCGGCGGCGGCGCGACGCTTTACACACGCCCAGAAGGCAACGTCCCCCCGGTGGCCGAGCGCAAGGGCGCACCCTCGAACGACATTACGCCCGGCTATCTTCGGACCCTCGGCATCCCGCTCATCGCAGGCCGCGATTTCAACGAGCAGGACGTGGCCGATCATCCGAACGTTATCCTGATTAGCGCGACGGGCGCGAAAACGGTTTTCGGCAATGAGAATCCGGTCGGCAAAACGTTGCTCATCACGAGCGGCAGCGTGCCGGTCGAGATCGTGGGCGTCGTCGGCGACGTCCGCTCCGTTCGGCTGGATCAGCAAAACGACATGGAATTCTATCGGCCGTTTGCGCAGGAAAATTTCCCGTTCATGACGATCACCGTCCGCAGTCCGTTACCGCCGGACGTGGTCACGAAAACGGTCCAGGCAGTTTTGAAGACGATCGACCCCGGTCTGGCCCTCGTTCAGCCGCAACCGGTCTCCGAGGTGATGGCGCAAGCCCTCGGCCAGGCGAAGCTAATGATGACGTTGCTGGGCGTGTTCGCCGCCGTCGCGTTGTTGCTGGCGACGGTGGGAATTTACGGCGCCGTGGCCTACACGGTGGAACAGCGCACTGGCGAGATCGGCGTGCGCATGGCGCTCGGCGCGCAAACGCGCGATGTCCTGCGCCTCGTGGTGAAACAGGGAATGATGCCCGTGATTTTCGGATTGGTCGTCGGCCTGGCGGCTGCGATCGGTCTTGGAAAATTGGTCGCGGCGCAGCTCTACCAAATATCGCCCTACAATCCGTTGCTGCTGAGCTCGACGGTGGCGGTGCTCGCCTTCGCGGCGTTGCTGGCGTGTTTGTTCCCAGCGCGCCGCGCCAGCCATCTCAATCCGGTCGAAGCGTTGCGGACAGAGTAG
- a CDS encoding MgtC/SapB family protein yields the protein MSWNLEAALRLGAALLLGALFGLNRDLRGKPAGLRTHALVSLGSALATIMVLNAPGGVMAADPNAIGRVVQGILTGIGFLGAGVIMRDPAGHVTGLTTAATIWLCAVLGIVCGLGYWALLGMGFVFTLLLLLFGRPIELWIEHLIKRDGKHPPDHGV from the coding sequence GTGAGCTGGAACCTGGAAGCGGCCCTTCGTCTCGGCGCCGCGCTGTTGCTCGGCGCGTTGTTCGGCCTCAACCGCGATTTGCGTGGCAAGCCGGCCGGGCTCCGCACGCATGCGTTGGTCAGTCTGGGATCGGCGCTCGCCACCATCATGGTGCTCAATGCGCCTGGCGGCGTCATGGCGGCGGACCCGAACGCGATTGGTCGTGTCGTCCAAGGCATTCTCACCGGCATCGGGTTCCTGGGCGCGGGCGTAATCATGCGCGATCCCGCCGGGCACGTCACCGGCCTAACGACCGCAGCCACCATCTGGCTTTGCGCGGTCCTGGGGATCGTCTGTGGCCTCGGCTACTGGGCGCTCCTGGGAATGGGGTTTGTTTTTACTTTGCTCCTTCTGCTCTTCGGAAGGCCGATCGAACTTTGGATCGAGCATCTGATCAAGCGCGATGGGAAGCATCCTCCTGATCACGGCGTGTGA
- a CDS encoding type II toxin-antitoxin system HicB family antitoxin, whose protein sequence is MKFPTVIYQDEDKAWIVECPAIPGCVSQGSTREEAMKNIKDAITACLEVRAERGMPLTFETSDVEVPV, encoded by the coding sequence ATGAAGTTCCCGACGGTGATTTATCAGGACGAAGACAAGGCGTGGATCGTTGAATGCCCGGCAATCCCGGGCTGCGTGAGCCAGGGTAGCACGCGCGAAGAAGCAATGAAGAACATCAAGGACGCAATTACGGCTTGCCTCGAGGTCCGCGCCGAGCGCGGGATGCCGTTGACGTTCGAGACGTCGGATGTCGAAGTCCCAGTTTAG
- a CDS encoding class I SAM-dependent DNA methyltransferase, whose amino-acid sequence MLSPKLKTDIKKLWDKFWSGGIANPLTAIEQITYLVFLKRLEDLDNQRVEETFKKAASQAVLSDALRRMLSHVFRSVETENFRWSYIKQLPSEERLNHVRGPVFDWLKKIEGAGDRMRDAVFVIPSANLLQSAIEIIDHIFVPSQNQDTLGDIYEFLLSEIAEAGKNGQFRTPRHIIRAMCDLVDPRIGERICDPACGTAGFLVNAYQHILKRHTNRETLEFEADGTPLNAYGDLLSRDQHVELMQNHFHGFDFDRTMVRLGWMNLVLHGMENPKISYADSLGSRFNNDLKVNGGYEGDYDVILANPPFTGSIDKEDIGRSLADLGSAKTELLFVELILQLLRVGGRAAVIVPEGVLFGSTGAHKILREKLVTENQLEAVISLPGGVFQPYTGVKTSILVFTKGGKTDEVWFYEVAADGFSLNARRSPQPEQNDLWDMVLKFSLRQDAHAPQPRPVFLNDSAWDEWRSIDAATRAKRLAQPVIRTETRTSSDGESFEVSLFKGLQTLDGSEPKEWTATAKQIASNDYNLTSGRYKVFAESSATHRAPAEIIRELQSLEGKIQSGLESLLAMVEAEK is encoded by the coding sequence ATGCTCTCACCCAAGCTCAAAACCGATATCAAGAAACTCTGGGATAAGTTTTGGTCCGGCGGCATCGCTAATCCGCTCACGGCGATTGAGCAAATCACGTATCTCGTTTTCTTGAAACGCCTCGAAGACCTTGATAACCAACGCGTAGAGGAAACATTCAAGAAAGCCGCGTCTCAAGCGGTTCTGAGCGATGCGCTTCGGCGGATGCTCAGTCACGTTTTCCGATCGGTCGAAACAGAAAACTTTCGCTGGAGCTACATCAAACAACTCCCGAGCGAGGAACGGCTCAACCATGTGCGCGGTCCTGTGTTCGATTGGCTGAAAAAAATTGAAGGTGCGGGCGACCGGATGCGGGATGCCGTCTTCGTCATTCCGAGCGCGAATCTTTTGCAGAGCGCCATAGAGATCATCGATCACATTTTCGTTCCGTCGCAAAATCAAGACACGCTGGGCGACATTTACGAATTTCTTCTATCCGAAATCGCTGAGGCAGGGAAAAACGGCCAGTTCCGCACGCCGCGCCACATCATTCGAGCCATGTGTGATCTGGTGGACCCGCGTATCGGCGAGCGGATTTGCGATCCAGCGTGCGGTACCGCTGGCTTCCTTGTGAATGCCTATCAGCACATTCTCAAGCGCCATACCAACCGGGAAACACTTGAGTTTGAGGCGGATGGTACACCGCTTAATGCCTACGGTGACTTACTCAGTCGGGACCAGCACGTCGAATTGATGCAAAATCATTTTCACGGCTTCGATTTCGATCGCACGATGGTCCGGTTGGGCTGGATGAACCTTGTCCTTCATGGCATGGAGAATCCGAAAATAAGCTATGCCGATTCACTCGGAAGCCGCTTTAACAACGACCTCAAAGTCAACGGTGGTTACGAGGGGGATTACGACGTCATCCTCGCGAATCCACCCTTCACGGGCAGCATTGACAAGGAAGACATCGGTCGGAGTCTGGCCGACCTCGGCTCCGCTAAGACCGAGTTGCTCTTCGTCGAATTGATTTTGCAACTTCTGCGGGTCGGAGGACGTGCGGCGGTCATCGTTCCTGAAGGCGTGCTCTTCGGCTCCACTGGCGCCCACAAAATACTGCGCGAAAAACTTGTCACCGAAAATCAGCTCGAGGCTGTGATCTCGCTTCCCGGCGGGGTGTTCCAGCCCTACACTGGGGTGAAGACTTCGATTCTCGTTTTCACGAAAGGCGGCAAGACCGACGAGGTCTGGTTCTACGAAGTCGCGGCCGATGGTTTCAGTCTCAATGCTCGTCGGTCCCCTCAGCCGGAGCAAAACGATTTGTGGGACATGGTGCTGAAATTTTCCCTCCGCCAAGATGCGCATGCGCCACAGCCCCGGCCAGTGTTCCTAAATGATAGCGCTTGGGATGAATGGAGGTCGATCGATGCTGCGACTCGCGCCAAGCGCCTTGCCCAGCCGGTCATTAGAACTGAGACGCGGACAAGTAGCGACGGCGAGAGCTTTGAAGTATCGCTCTTCAAAGGCTTGCAGACACTGGACGGGAGCGAACCGAAAGAGTGGACGGCAACGGCGAAGCAGATCGCGAGCAACGACTACAATCTCACTAGCGGACGATATAAGGTCTTCGCCGAGTCCAGCGCAACGCATCGCGCTCCAGCAGAAATCATCCGGGAGTTGCAAAGCTTGGAGGGGAAAATCCAGAGCGGCCTCGAAAGTTTGCTGGCAATGGTGGAGGCGGAAAAATGA
- a CDS encoding peroxiredoxin yields MSLRINDTAPNFSAQTTHGPIDFHQWIGDKWAVLFSHPKDFTPVCTTELGYMAKIEGEFTKRNAQLIGLSIDGVADHSKWAADIEETQGAAVKYPMIGDTDLAVAKMYNMLPAEEPGTSEGRTAATNATVRSVFIIGPDKKIKLMLTYPMTTGRNFDEILRVLDSMQLTAKHKVATPVNWKNGDDVIIAGSVSDADAKTLFPDGWNAPKPYLRIVKQPG; encoded by the coding sequence ATGTCACTTCGCATCAATGACACCGCCCCCAACTTCAGCGCCCAAACCACCCACGGCCCGATCGATTTCCACCAATGGATCGGAGACAAATGGGCCGTCCTGTTTTCTCATCCGAAAGATTTCACGCCGGTCTGCACGACCGAGCTTGGCTATATGGCCAAGATCGAGGGCGAGTTCACAAAACGAAACGCCCAGCTGATCGGCCTCTCGATCGACGGCGTGGCCGATCACAGCAAATGGGCCGCCGACATCGAAGAAACGCAGGGCGCGGCCGTGAAGTATCCGATGATTGGCGACACCGATCTCGCGGTGGCCAAGATGTATAACATGCTCCCCGCGGAGGAGCCGGGGACTTCGGAGGGACGCACCGCTGCCACCAACGCCACCGTGCGCTCGGTCTTCATCATCGGGCCGGACAAGAAAATTAAGCTGATGCTGACTTATCCGATGACGACCGGCCGGAACTTCGACGAAATCCTGCGCGTCCTCGATTCTATGCAACTCACCGCCAAACACAAGGTCGCCACCCCGGTGAACTGGAAGAACGGCGACGACGTCATCATCGCCGGCTCCGTCTCCGACGCCGACGCCAAAACGCTCTTCCCCGACGGCTGGAACGCGCCCAAACCCTATCTGCGGATCGTCAAGCAACCTGGTTGA
- a CDS encoding DEAD/DEAH box helicase family protein — translation MASPRTEAETREQIVDSKLAAAGWTEKERNVIDEFFLGTGLRVSEGPGTSEQGREFVDYVLRGADGKPLAVVEAKCSSRDALAGQRQASDYGDRIRDCTGFDPFVFLTNGNDIWFWNRGRHPLRKIAGFFTRDDLERLAFQRQHSDALENFGVNSTIAGRTYQVEAVKRITEAMGRAQRKFLLVMATGTGKTRTVVALIDLLMRAKWIQRVLFLADRRELVRQALGDLKEHLPNETRARIEAGEVDAGARIHIATYPSMMQVYQQLSTGYYDLIIADESHRSIYNRYRALFDHFDSLQLGLTATPTDYLDHNTFDLFECPDGLPTFYYPFEKAVEEGYLVNYRALEAQTSFQLEGIKSGELPPEVQRQLEAQGIDLNEIEFEGSDLERIVTNTGTHDAVVREFMERSRKDARGTQPAKTIIFAMGHRHAVELWQSFNRLYPDLQRQGFAEIIDSHMERADKTLDDFKHRDMPRVAISVDMLDTGIDVPAIQNLVFNKPVFSQVKFWQMIGRGTRLWSDPETGASKADFLIIDHWNNFSYFQMNPEGEVAHASEPLPVRLFRLRLEKLNLLRAQDDTHPVASAVAQLQQMLAPLPRDNVNIRPHLDELAELQEARAWEPLPPDRMRHLSETIAPLLRFLPVVSLAVMTFEIRTEKLAIEHLSGRDIDLLRQQVVEDLRLLPQSLREVQAQSEKIAQALSPAFWNGLTYDRIEELRTNFASLMRFRQRPREELIRLDLPDEIATRRWIIYGPGGEGAYAENYREQVEARVREMAAQMPALAKLQRGESLTDADLQSIASGLNRPDLFISERTLRQVYECPEADLAAFLRHMLGLARLPSREEKIRDAFDGFIAAHPHFSALQIHFLRAVRAAAMRRAKLTGEDLAQLPFSRIGEARKLFSESELTEILDLANRLAA, via the coding sequence ATGGCGAGCCCCAGGACAGAAGCTGAGACGCGTGAGCAAATTGTTGACTCTAAGCTTGCGGCCGCCGGGTGGACCGAGAAAGAGCGGAATGTAATTGACGAATTCTTTCTCGGGACTGGCCTGCGCGTCTCGGAGGGACCAGGGACGAGCGAACAAGGCAGAGAGTTCGTCGATTACGTTTTGCGTGGAGCTGACGGGAAGCCGTTGGCGGTGGTGGAAGCGAAGTGTAGTAGCCGGGACGCGCTGGCGGGCCAGCGGCAGGCCTCTGATTACGGAGATAGAATCCGGGATTGTACGGGATTTGATCCTTTTGTCTTCCTAACCAACGGGAACGATATCTGGTTTTGGAATCGTGGACGCCACCCCCTGCGCAAGATCGCTGGATTCTTCACGCGTGATGATCTGGAGCGGTTAGCCTTTCAGCGACAGCATTCGGATGCGCTCGAAAACTTCGGGGTGAACTCCACCATCGCGGGCCGTACATATCAAGTCGAAGCGGTTAAGCGCATCACGGAGGCAATGGGACGAGCACAGCGTAAATTCCTACTCGTCATGGCTACGGGTACCGGCAAGACCCGCACCGTCGTCGCGCTCATCGACCTGCTTATGCGCGCCAAATGGATTCAGCGGGTGCTCTTTCTCGCTGACCGCCGTGAGTTGGTCCGGCAGGCGCTGGGCGATCTCAAGGAGCATCTGCCGAATGAAACTCGCGCGCGAATCGAAGCGGGCGAAGTCGATGCCGGCGCACGGATTCATATCGCGACCTATCCGAGCATGATGCAGGTCTATCAACAGCTTTCGACGGGCTACTACGATCTCATTATCGCCGATGAAAGCCATCGTTCGATTTACAATCGCTATCGGGCGCTCTTCGATCATTTTGATTCACTTCAGCTCGGCCTTACCGCCACGCCGACTGACTACCTCGACCACAACACGTTCGATCTCTTCGAGTGCCCCGACGGCCTGCCAACATTCTATTACCCTTTCGAGAAAGCCGTCGAGGAAGGCTATCTAGTGAACTACCGAGCGCTGGAAGCGCAGACTTCGTTTCAACTCGAAGGCATCAAATCCGGCGAGTTGCCGCCAGAGGTGCAACGCCAGTTGGAGGCCCAAGGGATCGACCTGAATGAAATCGAATTCGAGGGCAGCGATCTCGAGCGAATTGTCACAAACACCGGAACACATGACGCAGTCGTCCGGGAGTTCATGGAGAGATCGCGGAAAGACGCTCGAGGCACCCAGCCGGCCAAGACGATCATCTTCGCGATGGGTCATCGGCACGCCGTGGAGCTGTGGCAAAGTTTCAATCGTCTTTACCCTGATCTCCAGCGCCAGGGCTTTGCTGAGATCATCGACAGCCACATGGAGCGCGCCGACAAGACGCTCGACGACTTCAAGCACCGCGACATGCCTCGGGTAGCTATCTCCGTGGACATGCTCGACACCGGCATCGACGTGCCCGCGATCCAGAATCTCGTCTTCAACAAACCCGTCTTTAGCCAGGTGAAATTCTGGCAAATGATCGGACGCGGCACTCGGCTCTGGAGCGATCCCGAAACCGGCGCGTCGAAGGCCGATTTTCTCATTATCGATCACTGGAATAACTTTAGTTACTTCCAGATGAACCCCGAAGGAGAGGTGGCGCATGCGAGCGAACCGTTGCCCGTCAGGTTGTTTCGCTTGCGGCTCGAGAAACTTAACCTTCTCCGCGCACAGGATGATACACATCCAGTTGCCTCTGCGGTCGCGCAATTGCAGCAGATGCTCGCGCCGCTGCCGCGCGACAACGTCAACATCCGTCCACACCTCGACGAACTAGCGGAACTGCAGGAAGCTCGCGCGTGGGAGCCCTTGCCGCCCGATCGCATGCGGCATCTCAGCGAAACGATCGCGCCCCTTCTGCGTTTTTTGCCCGTTGTGTCCCTCGCTGTTATGACTTTCGAAATCCGCACCGAGAAGCTTGCGATCGAGCATCTCTCTGGGCGGGATATCGATTTGCTCCGTCAGCAAGTTGTCGAGGATTTGCGGCTGCTCCCGCAGAGCTTGCGGGAAGTGCAGGCCCAGAGCGAAAAAATCGCGCAGGCGCTCAGCCCGGCGTTTTGGAATGGACTGACTTACGATCGGATCGAAGAGCTGCGCACGAACTTTGCGTCGCTTATGCGCTTCCGCCAGCGTCCGCGCGAAGAGTTAATCCGCCTGGACCTACCCGATGAAATCGCCACCCGCCGCTGGATCATCTACGGTCCCGGTGGGGAGGGGGCCTACGCGGAAAATTACCGCGAGCAGGTTGAGGCGCGCGTCCGCGAAATGGCCGCGCAAATGCCCGCGCTTGCCAAGCTGCAACGGGGCGAATCGCTCACCGACGCCGATCTCCAAAGCATCGCGAGTGGCCTGAATCGTCCCGATCTTTTCATCAGCGAAAGAACGCTTCGCCAAGTCTATGAATGTCCCGAGGCGGATCTGGCAGCCTTTCTTCGTCACATGCTCGGCCTCGCACGGCTCCCAAGTCGCGAGGAAAAGATCCGCGACGCCTTCGACGGCTTTATTGCCGCGCATCCACACTTTAGCGCGCTGCAAATTCATTTTCTCCGCGCGGTGCGCGCCGCGGCTATGCGCCGTGCTAAACTCACCGGTGAAGACCTTGCGCAACTTCCATTCAGCCGCATCGGCGAAGCACGAAAACTCTTCAGCGAAAGCGAGCTGACAGAGATTCTCGACCTCGCTAATCGTTTAGCCGCATAA